In the genome of Pseudarthrobacter sp. IC2-21, one region contains:
- a CDS encoding IclR family transcriptional regulator, with translation MAGGSREPGRTVTSKVLAILEAFETSRGALSLTDIAEKSGLPLSTTHRLVNELTDWGFLSREPNGRYQLGIRLWELAQNTGRQLRDAAQPYVQDLFSLTGETAHLAVRAGHEVLYIDRVYGSKRVPRASRVGGRLPMHATAVGKVILAFEDDWVRDAYLNRDLERPTAHTHIDPRRFAEELTQIRAQGYATTLEEVRLGSCSIAVPVFHTGRIGAGLGLVLPSSHASTMTRHLPVLKGISAQIERATARIPLETLIGVHRGPRT, from the coding sequence ATGGCCGGCGGCAGCCGCGAGCCCGGACGCACAGTGACGTCCAAGGTGCTGGCCATACTGGAGGCCTTTGAGACCTCCCGCGGCGCCCTGAGCCTGACCGATATCGCGGAGAAATCCGGGTTGCCGCTCAGCACGACGCACCGGCTGGTCAATGAACTGACGGACTGGGGCTTCCTCTCACGGGAGCCAAACGGACGCTACCAGCTCGGCATCCGGCTGTGGGAACTCGCCCAGAACACCGGACGCCAGTTGCGTGACGCCGCCCAGCCCTACGTGCAGGACCTGTTTTCCCTCACGGGCGAGACCGCACACCTGGCGGTACGGGCCGGCCATGAAGTCCTCTACATTGACCGCGTTTACGGCTCGAAACGCGTGCCCCGGGCCTCCCGCGTGGGAGGCCGTCTCCCGATGCACGCGACCGCCGTCGGGAAGGTCATTCTGGCATTCGAGGACGACTGGGTCCGCGACGCCTATCTGAACCGGGACCTCGAACGGCCTACCGCGCACACGCATATCGACCCGCGGCGGTTCGCCGAAGAGCTCACCCAGATCCGGGCGCAGGGTTACGCCACCACCCTGGAGGAAGTGCGGCTGGGCTCATGCTCCATCGCCGTCCCCGTGTTCCATACGGGCCGGATCGGTGCCGGTCTCGGCCTGGTGCTGCCCAGCTCGCACGCGTCCACCATGACCCGGCATCTTCCGGTCCTGAAGGGGATCTCCGCTCAGATTGAGCGGGCCACCGCACGGATTCCGCTGGAGACGCTGATCGGCGTGCACCGCGGCCCGCGGACCTGA
- a CDS encoding MFS transporter has protein sequence MTGATRKASDRSVRFGFAFIGLLLIAVNLRVSFVSVGPVLANISSDLQLSGAAAGFLTGLPLIAFAVFSPVAPAFASRLGLDRALWLSLLFLAAGIVLRSLPVPGFIWAGTALIGLAIAFLNVLVPSLVKRDFPMRVSQVTGSYTATQAAFAAIGAAVVVPVAQTSPAGWRLALGIWVGLALLAMAVLLPWLRRHTTGAAHAARQEVSYRSPWASALGWQVTAFMGLQSIAFYVLMAWLPTIEQSRGVPATTAGIHLSIFLLISVFASLAAGGILHRGSDQRLVSFVSGALTFVTFLGLAIAPDLILLWVLLGAIGCGSLIVIALSLFSLRTVNYPQAASLSGMAQSVGYALAAAGPVMFGGLRDVSGDWTLPLLVTAGLMAVLAVMGILAGRDRVISGRV, from the coding sequence ATGACCGGTGCAACCAGGAAGGCGTCGGACCGCTCTGTCAGGTTCGGTTTCGCCTTCATCGGCCTTCTGCTCATCGCAGTCAACCTTCGGGTGTCCTTTGTCAGCGTGGGACCGGTCCTCGCAAACATCAGCAGCGACCTGCAGTTATCCGGCGCCGCAGCAGGGTTCCTCACAGGCCTGCCGCTCATTGCGTTTGCAGTCTTTTCGCCGGTGGCGCCCGCCTTCGCTTCCCGCCTGGGACTGGACCGGGCACTGTGGCTTTCCCTGCTGTTCCTCGCCGCGGGCATCGTGCTCCGCTCCTTGCCGGTGCCCGGCTTCATCTGGGCAGGCACCGCACTGATCGGCCTGGCCATTGCCTTTCTCAACGTCCTGGTGCCCTCGCTCGTTAAGCGGGACTTCCCGATGCGGGTCAGCCAGGTCACGGGCAGCTACACCGCCACCCAGGCGGCCTTCGCCGCAATCGGGGCCGCCGTCGTCGTCCCTGTCGCGCAGACGTCCCCGGCAGGTTGGCGGCTTGCCCTCGGAATCTGGGTGGGACTGGCCCTCCTTGCCATGGCGGTGCTTTTGCCGTGGCTGCGCCGGCACACGACGGGCGCCGCGCACGCCGCCCGGCAGGAGGTCTCCTACCGGTCGCCCTGGGCGTCAGCCCTGGGCTGGCAGGTGACAGCCTTCATGGGGCTGCAGTCGATCGCCTTCTACGTCCTCATGGCGTGGCTGCCCACCATCGAACAAAGCCGCGGCGTCCCGGCCACGACTGCCGGTATCCATCTGTCCATCTTCCTGCTCATCAGCGTCTTTGCCAGCCTCGCCGCAGGCGGAATCCTCCACCGGGGTTCGGACCAGCGGCTCGTGTCCTTTGTCAGCGGCGCCCTGACGTTCGTCACGTTCCTCGGGCTGGCCATTGCGCCGGACCTCATTCTGCTGTGGGTCCTGCTGGGGGCAATCGGCTGCGGCAGCCTCATTGTCATTGCGCTGTCGCTGTTCAGCCTCCGGACCGTGAATTACCCGCAGGCAGCGTCTTTGTCCGGCATGGCACAGTCCGTTGGCTACGCCCTCGCGGCGGCGGGGCCGGTGATGTTCGGCGGCCTTCGGGATGTCAGCGGAGACTGGACGCTTCCGCTCCTTGTCACTGCGGGCCTCATGGCGGTACTCGCCGTGATGGGCATTCTTGCCGGGCGTGACCGGGTGATCAGCGGGCGGGTTTGA
- a CDS encoding HD domain-containing protein, which produces MTKLQATANHFGTDVTAGIEAEPDGVITLAPHLAALWELAAPFLDVRNNDAHTLYAFGLASALLDAHPEADAAVVLPAIMLHDIGWSQVPPSEVLAAIAPGGGRPDLVLLHEKEGARLGAELLGKSGYDAAKIPAILDIIDGHDSRREALSIEDAIVKDADKTWRLSPHGIDTVMDWFGLDRGQALRLCSQRVHGHLFTDEAKAMARALSALESVTAWPQRQQLLKAGPNAGQNAGTNSGGDDGPASI; this is translated from the coding sequence ATGACCAAGTTGCAGGCAACGGCCAACCACTTTGGAACGGATGTCACGGCAGGAATCGAGGCGGAGCCCGATGGTGTCATCACCCTGGCTCCTCATCTTGCTGCCCTGTGGGAGCTGGCGGCGCCATTTCTTGACGTGCGGAACAATGACGCCCACACGCTGTACGCCTTCGGCCTGGCCAGCGCACTGCTGGACGCGCACCCCGAAGCGGATGCCGCCGTCGTGCTTCCCGCGATCATGCTGCACGACATCGGCTGGTCCCAGGTGCCGCCGTCGGAGGTCCTGGCGGCGATCGCGCCGGGAGGCGGCAGGCCGGACCTCGTGCTGCTGCATGAGAAAGAGGGCGCCAGGCTCGGGGCGGAGCTTCTCGGGAAGTCCGGCTACGATGCCGCGAAAATCCCGGCGATTCTGGACATCATTGACGGCCACGACTCCCGCCGTGAAGCACTCTCCATCGAGGACGCCATCGTCAAGGACGCCGACAAAACGTGGCGGCTCAGTCCACACGGCATCGACACGGTGATGGACTGGTTCGGCCTGGACCGGGGGCAGGCGCTCCGGCTGTGCAGCCAACGCGTGCACGGCCACCTGTTCACGGACGAGGCGAAAGCCATGGCACGGGCGCTGTCGGCGCTGGAATCGGTCACCGCGTGGCCGCAGCGCCAACAACTGCTCAAGGCCGGACCGAACGCCGGACAGAACGCCGGCACGAACTCCGGCGGGGACGACGGCCCCGCCTCCATCTAG
- a CDS encoding lmo0937 family membrane protein, with translation MLLWIAIIIAVLWLLGLLANIGGGLIHILLVVAVVVLIFHFIQGRSRV, from the coding sequence ATGTTGCTTTGGATAGCCATCATCATCGCAGTTCTCTGGCTTTTGGGCCTGCTCGCCAATATCGGCGGCGGCCTTATTCACATACTTCTGGTTGTTGCAGTGGTTGTGCTGATCTTCCATTTCATTCAAGGCAGGTCCCGGGTCTGA
- a CDS encoding helix-turn-helix transcriptional regulator: protein MDNRAEVRQFLSSRRARITPEQAGLEPYGGRRRVPGLRREEVARLAGVSVEYYTRLERGNLAGVSDSVLDSIAGALELDRAEHDHLYDLARAAATSGRKRSPANTTGRGVRPVLQHLLDAITGAPAFIGNNRLDIVAANTLCYALYADMYRGATRPGNHSRFIFLDPRSHNFYTDWNSAASANVAILRREAGRNPHDKGIAELVGELSMRSDDFRTRWAAHNVRRHYSGTKLFQHPVVGLLELDYQVLELDEDPGHTLTVYPAVPGSPSEEALKLLASWAATENIVQTAKMPARNL, encoded by the coding sequence ATGGATAACCGAGCAGAGGTACGGCAGTTCCTGTCCTCGCGCCGTGCCCGCATCACCCCGGAACAGGCAGGCCTGGAACCCTACGGCGGCCGGCGCCGCGTCCCCGGACTGCGGCGCGAAGAAGTCGCACGCCTCGCGGGCGTCAGCGTGGAGTACTACACCCGCCTCGAACGGGGGAACCTCGCGGGCGTCTCGGACAGCGTCCTCGACTCGATCGCCGGCGCGCTGGAACTGGACCGCGCCGAGCATGATCACCTCTACGACCTGGCACGCGCGGCCGCGACCTCCGGCCGCAAGCGCAGCCCGGCAAACACCACAGGCCGCGGGGTCCGTCCCGTGCTGCAGCACCTGCTGGATGCCATCACCGGCGCACCCGCGTTCATCGGCAACAACCGGCTGGACATCGTGGCCGCCAACACCCTGTGCTACGCCCTCTACGCTGACATGTACCGCGGTGCGACGCGGCCGGGGAACCACTCGCGGTTCATCTTCCTGGACCCGCGGTCGCACAACTTCTATACCGACTGGAACAGCGCCGCCAGCGCCAATGTGGCCATCCTCCGCCGCGAAGCAGGCCGCAATCCGCATGACAAGGGAATCGCCGAACTCGTGGGCGAACTCTCCATGCGCAGCGACGACTTCCGCACCCGCTGGGCAGCGCACAATGTCAGACGCCACTACTCCGGCACCAAGTTGTTTCAGCACCCGGTGGTGGGGCTCCTGGAACTGGACTACCAGGTCCTGGAACTGGACGAGGACCCCGGCCACACCCTGACGGTCTACCCCGCCGTGCCCGGCAGCCCCTCGGAGGAAGCCCTCAAACTCCTCGCCTCCTGGGCCGCCACGGAAAACATCGTGCAGACCGCAAAGATGCCAGCCCGGAACCTGTAA
- a CDS encoding NAD(P)-dependent alcohol dehydrogenase: MLIAHAYAAPSADGDLVPTTIERRDVGPHDVLIEIKFAGICHSDIHTVRGEWGPQQYPLVPGHEIAGIVTEVGTAVTKHSVGDRVGVGCMVNSCGECVNCKKGEEQYCLAGNTGTYGAVDRDGTITQGGYSTHVVVTENFVVSIPEGIELDVAAPLLCAGVTTYSPLRHWGAGPGKKVAVVGLGGLGHMAVKLAHAMGAEVSVLSQSLKKQEDGLKLGADHYYATSDEATFTDLAGSFDLIINTVSASIDISSYLQLLSLDGAMVNVGAPAEPLPVNAFALIGGRRSFAGSMIGGIRETQEMLDFCAEHHLGAEIEVIPAGKINEAYERVLASDVRYRFVIDTSTLS; encoded by the coding sequence TTGCTTATCGCTCATGCCTACGCTGCCCCGTCCGCTGACGGAGATCTCGTCCCCACCACCATCGAACGCCGCGACGTCGGCCCGCACGATGTTCTGATCGAGATCAAATTTGCCGGCATCTGCCACTCGGACATCCACACCGTCCGCGGTGAGTGGGGACCCCAGCAGTACCCGCTGGTTCCCGGCCACGAGATTGCCGGCATCGTCACCGAGGTCGGCACCGCCGTCACCAAGCACTCCGTCGGCGACCGCGTCGGCGTCGGCTGCATGGTCAATTCCTGCGGCGAATGCGTCAACTGCAAGAAGGGCGAGGAGCAGTACTGCCTCGCCGGAAACACCGGCACCTACGGCGCCGTGGACCGCGACGGCACCATCACCCAGGGCGGCTACTCCACCCACGTCGTCGTCACCGAAAACTTCGTGGTCAGCATCCCCGAAGGCATAGAGCTCGACGTCGCCGCTCCCCTTTTGTGCGCGGGCGTCACCACGTACTCCCCCTTGCGGCACTGGGGTGCCGGTCCCGGCAAGAAGGTCGCCGTCGTCGGCCTCGGCGGGCTCGGCCACATGGCCGTCAAGCTCGCGCACGCCATGGGCGCTGAGGTCAGTGTCCTGTCGCAGTCGCTGAAAAAGCAGGAGGACGGACTGAAGCTGGGAGCGGACCACTACTACGCCACCAGCGACGAGGCCACTTTCACGGACCTGGCGGGCAGCTTCGACCTGATCATCAACACGGTCAGCGCCTCGATCGACATCAGCTCCTACCTGCAGCTGCTGTCCCTCGACGGTGCCATGGTGAACGTCGGCGCCCCGGCCGAGCCGCTTCCCGTGAACGCATTTGCCCTCATCGGCGGCCGCCGCTCCTTCGCCGGTTCCATGATCGGCGGCATCCGCGAGACCCAGGAAATGCTCGACTTCTGCGCCGAGCACCACCTGGGCGCCGAGATCGAGGTCATCCCGGCCGGCAAGATCAACGAAGCGTACGAACGAGTCCTCGCTTCGGACGTCCGCTACCGCTTCGTGATTGATACGTCGACGCTCTCGTAA